Genomic window (Caldinitratiruptor microaerophilus):
GGAGCCGCATGAGGTCCATCCCCAAGGCCTCGCCGGCCTCCTCGAGGCGGCGGCGGGCGGCAGGGTACGCCTCCGCGAGCGCCTGGCCCATGCCCACGTACTGCGACCCCTGGCCGGGGAACACGAACGCGATCTTGCCCACGCGGGACTCGCCTCCCGACGCCGGTGTCAGTCGAAGATCTCCTGCAGGACGATGCCCACGGTGCCGGGCCCCACGTGCACGGCCACCACCGGGCCCACCGGCCCCACGTGCACCTCCTCGGCCCGGTATTCCCGGCGGAACGCCTCGAGCCAGCGCGCGGCCTCGTCCGGCGCCTGCACGTGCAGGACCGCCATCCGCACGCGGGAGCCGGGGCGAACGCGCTCCGCCATGCGCTCGAGACAGCGGGGCAGCACCTTGCTGCGGCCCCGCACCTTGTCGGCCGCGCTCACGACCCCGTCCTGGATCTGGAGCACGGGCTTGAGGTCGAGGAGCGTGCCCAGGAGGGCCGCTGCGCGGCCGATCCGCCCGTTGCGGACCAGGTACTCCAGGGTGTCAACCCCGAAGAGGATGTGGGTCCGCCGGGACGCTTCCCGGGCGTACGCCTCGATCTCGGCCAGAGTCGCGCCGCCGCGGGCGCGCCGCGCCGCCTCCAGGACGATGAGCCCCAGTCCCAGTGAGACGCTGCGGCTGTCGACCAGGGTGATGCCCTCCCCGCCGACCGACTCCCGCGCCAGCGCCGCCGACCCCAGCGTTCCGGACAGGTCGCTCGAGATGTGGATCGACACGACCTCCGCGCCCTCCGCCCGCAGCCGCCGGTACGTGGCCTCGAAGTCGCCAGGCGGGGGCTGGGAAGTGCGCGGGTGGGCGCCGCTTCCCCGGACTTCCCGCCAGAGCCCGTCGGGGTCGATCTCGACCCCGTCCTTGAACGCCCGGTCGCCGACGTGCACCGTGAGCGGCACCATCTCGATGCCGTGCTCGGCCCGGAGGGCGGCGTCGAGGTCGGCGGTGGAGTCGGTCACGATTCGCACGGTGGGCAGCTCAGGCCCCTCCTTTCCCTACCGGCCCCAGCGCAGCGCCGTCGCGCCCCAGACCAGGCCCGCCCCGAAGGAGACGAGCACCAGGAGGTCGCCGTCGCGGATGCGGCCGGCCTGGAGCGCCTCGTACAGTGCGACCGGGATGGTCGCCGTGGAGGTGTTGCCGTACCGGTCCAGGTTGACCACGACCTTCTCCCACGGGATGCCCAGCCGCTCCACGGCGGCCTCGATGATGCGGATGTTCGCCTGGTGGGGAACCAGGAGGTCGAGGTCCGCCACCGTGTGGCCCGCTTCCTCCAGCACCTGCACCGTGGACTCGTTCATCACCCGGACGGCGAACTTGAAGACCTCCTTGCCGTTCATCCGGATGTAGTGCATCCGCTTGTCCACGGTCTCGTGGCTGGCGGGGTGGCGTGACCCGCCGCCGGGCAGGTACAGGTGCTCGGCGCCGGAACCGTCGGAACCGAGGATGCTGGCCAGGAGCCCGTACCCCTCGCGCACGGGCTGCAGCACCGCCGCCCCGGCGGCATCCCCGAACAGGACGCAGGTGTTGCGGTCCTGGTAGTCGGTGATGCGGCTCAGGGTCTCGGCCCCCACCACGAGCA
Coding sequences:
- a CDS encoding DegV family protein; the protein is MRIVTDSTADLDAALRAEHGIEMVPLTVHVGDRAFKDGVEIDPDGLWREVRGSGAHPRTSQPPPGDFEATYRRLRAEGAEVVSIHISSDLSGTLGSAALARESVGGEGITLVDSRSVSLGLGLIVLEAARRARGGATLAEIEAYAREASRRTHILFGVDTLEYLVRNGRIGRAAALLGTLLDLKPVLQIQDGVVSAADKVRGRSKVLPRCLERMAERVRPGSRVRMAVLHVQAPDEAARWLEAFRREYRAEEVHVGPVGPVVAVHVGPGTVGIVLQEIFD
- a CDS encoding beta-ketoacyl-ACP synthase III codes for the protein MARQQGRPVGITGIGMYVPERVLTNQDLERIVDTSDEWIVTRTGIRERRIAGPEESTFTMALAASRQALEMAGVRPEEIDLIVVGTVTPDMIFPSTAALLQEALGASRAAAVDISAACPGFVYGITLAGQTIASGLYRTVLVVGAETLSRITDYQDRNTCVLFGDAAGAAVLQPVREGYGLLASILGSDGSGAEHLYLPGGGSRHPASHETVDKRMHYIRMNGKEVFKFAVRVMNESTVQVLEEAGHTVADLDLLVPHQANIRIIEAAVERLGIPWEKVVVNLDRYGNTSTATIPVALYEALQAGRIRDGDLLVLVSFGAGLVWGATALRWGR